From a single Paraburkholderia edwinii genomic region:
- a CDS encoding aldehyde dehydrogenase, which produces MDAVNKQHLEAQLLIDGEWTGAEGGRTMDIVNPATGAVIGSLAAASEADVDRAVRAGNAAFERGEWRDMPIQQRSRIINKFADLFEADLENFYKLETLNNGRPISETRAQISRLPQFYRYFAALSLTRRSDVIPIEGPYLCYTQRVALGVVALMTSFNHPLMILSKSLAPALATGNSVVIKASEQTPLTTVRLVRLLEEAGVPKGVVNVVNGEGRVCGAALAKHELIRKVVFTGGTDVGRSIGEAAARTFALTTLELGGKGAVILFDDMDIERAVNGAAFASFIGAGQTCVCGARILVQETMYQQFLERFRTKAGGIRVGNPEDPKTQLGPVISDRSRQRILAMLARAEQDGAKLLTGGKIPSHLSQGFFLEPTVLYDVDPRCEIGQDEVFGPVTVVMPFKDEADAIRIANDTQFGLAASVWTIDVARAHRVASKLEFGMVWVNDHHRLDPASPWGGFKNSGVGRETGIESFDQFTEPRAVTINTTGKTVDWYADDGQLKRLN; this is translated from the coding sequence ATGGATGCAGTCAACAAGCAGCACCTCGAAGCCCAGCTTCTGATCGATGGCGAATGGACCGGCGCCGAAGGCGGCCGCACGATGGACATCGTGAACCCGGCAACGGGCGCGGTGATCGGCAGTCTGGCCGCAGCGTCGGAAGCCGATGTCGATCGCGCCGTGCGCGCCGGCAACGCCGCGTTCGAGCGCGGCGAATGGCGCGACATGCCGATCCAGCAGCGCTCGCGCATCATCAACAAATTCGCCGACCTGTTCGAAGCGGACCTCGAGAACTTCTACAAGCTCGAAACGCTGAACAACGGCCGCCCGATCTCCGAAACGCGCGCGCAGATTTCGCGCCTGCCGCAGTTCTATCGCTACTTCGCCGCGCTGTCGCTGACGCGCCGCAGCGACGTGATTCCGATCGAAGGGCCGTACCTGTGCTACACGCAGCGCGTGGCGCTCGGCGTCGTCGCGCTGATGACGTCGTTCAATCACCCGCTGATGATTCTGTCGAAGAGCCTCGCGCCGGCGCTGGCCACCGGAAATAGCGTCGTCATCAAGGCATCCGAACAAACCCCGCTGACCACGGTGCGCCTCGTGCGCCTGCTCGAAGAAGCGGGCGTGCCGAAGGGCGTGGTCAACGTCGTGAACGGCGAAGGCCGCGTGTGCGGCGCCGCGCTCGCGAAGCACGAACTGATCCGCAAGGTCGTGTTCACGGGCGGCACGGACGTAGGCCGCTCGATCGGCGAAGCGGCCGCGCGCACGTTCGCGCTGACCACGCTTGAACTGGGCGGCAAGGGCGCGGTGATCCTGTTCGACGATATGGATATCGAACGGGCTGTTAACGGCGCCGCATTTGCGTCATTTATCGGTGCGGGGCAGACCTGTGTGTGTGGTGCGCGCATTCTCGTGCAGGAAACGATGTATCAGCAATTCCTCGAGCGCTTCCGCACGAAGGCGGGCGGCATTCGCGTCGGCAACCCGGAAGACCCGAAGACGCAGCTTGGCCCGGTGATTTCCGACCGCTCGCGCCAGCGCATTCTCGCGATGCTTGCGCGCGCGGAACAGGACGGCGCGAAGCTTTTGACGGGCGGCAAGATTCCATCGCATCTGTCGCAAGGCTTCTTCCTCGAGCCGACGGTGCTGTACGACGTCGATCCGCGCTGCGAGATCGGTCAGGACGAAGTGTTCGGCCCGGTTACTGTAGTGATGCCGTTCAAGGACGAAGCCGACGCGATTCGCATCGCCAACGACACGCAGTTTGGTCTCGCCGCATCGGTGTGGACGATCGATGTCGCGCGCGCGCATCGTGTGGCGAGCAAGCTCGAGTTCGGTATGGTGTGGGTCAACGACCATCACCGTCTCGACCCGGCATCGCCGTGGGGCGGCTTCAAGAACAGCGGCGTGGGTCGCGAAACCGGTATCGAGTCGTTCGACCAGTTCACCGAGCCGCGCGCGGTGACGATCAACACGACGGGCAAGACGGTCGACTGGTACGCGGACGACGGTCAGTTGAAGCGTCTGAACTGA
- a CDS encoding MFS transporter: MNVNAGARLDRLPMSAFHRRIMWLIGIGMFFDGFDIYVASTVLGATLKSGFSTLAQNALFVSLTFLGMMIGSLVTGFLGDRFGRRFTYQVNLAIFGIASLGAAISPTMNLLIACRFLMGVGLGAENVVGYSTLAEFVPPRKRGRLQGLMAVFVVTGLPIAGLIGLLVIPALGWRAMFVLGGIGALGVWYARKSLPESPRWLESAGRDKEAEAILQRIEGEVTKEQGKPLPQPAIAAAKPAHAQQPLSFGSLFVGTMLQRMIVGCVCLVVINTLLYGFVTWLPTFFVHQGFSIAKSFGYALVMSIGAPVGSAIGAFTADSWGRKKTIIIASLLAILFGAIYPFVSNPLLLPVVGLLLTIPIYVLVALLFAVYVPELFPTEVRLRASGICNTLGRGATIVTPFIVVALFAQHGVVGVLALMIGLLAVQIVVVAWLGVEPTGQRLEDLQPGDALAHDGVNAAARVSPLK, from the coding sequence ATGAACGTGAACGCAGGTGCAAGACTCGATCGGCTGCCGATGTCGGCGTTTCATCGCCGGATCATGTGGTTGATCGGCATCGGCATGTTTTTCGACGGCTTCGACATCTATGTCGCGTCCACGGTGCTTGGTGCGACGCTGAAATCAGGCTTCTCGACGCTCGCGCAAAACGCGCTGTTCGTGTCGCTGACGTTTCTCGGCATGATGATCGGCTCGCTCGTCACCGGCTTTCTCGGTGACCGCTTCGGGCGCCGCTTCACGTATCAGGTGAATCTCGCGATCTTCGGTATCGCGTCGCTCGGCGCCGCGATTTCGCCGACCATGAATCTGCTGATTGCGTGCCGCTTCCTGATGGGCGTAGGCCTCGGCGCGGAAAACGTGGTCGGCTATTCGACGCTTGCCGAGTTCGTGCCGCCGCGCAAGCGCGGCCGGCTGCAGGGGTTAATGGCGGTGTTCGTCGTGACCGGCCTGCCGATCGCGGGCCTGATCGGCCTGCTCGTGATTCCGGCCCTCGGCTGGCGCGCGATGTTCGTGCTCGGCGGCATCGGCGCGCTCGGCGTCTGGTACGCGCGCAAATCGCTGCCCGAGTCGCCGCGCTGGCTCGAATCCGCCGGCCGCGACAAGGAAGCCGAAGCGATCCTGCAACGCATTGAAGGCGAGGTCACGAAGGAGCAGGGCAAGCCTTTGCCGCAGCCGGCCATTGCAGCCGCGAAGCCCGCGCATGCGCAACAGCCGCTGAGCTTCGGGTCGCTGTTCGTCGGCACGATGCTGCAGCGGATGATTGTCGGCTGCGTGTGTCTGGTGGTGATCAACACGCTGCTATACGGCTTTGTCACGTGGCTGCCGACGTTCTTCGTGCACCAGGGCTTCAGCATCGCGAAGTCGTTCGGCTATGCGCTCGTGATGTCGATCGGCGCGCCCGTGGGTTCGGCGATTGGCGCGTTCACCGCCGATTCGTGGGGCCGTAAGAAGACCATCATCATCGCGTCGCTGCTGGCCATTCTGTTCGGCGCGATCTACCCGTTCGTCAGCAATCCGCTGCTGCTGCCGGTGGTCGGCCTGCTGTTGACGATCCCGATCTACGTGCTCGTCGCGCTGCTGTTCGCCGTGTACGTGCCCGAACTGTTCCCGACCGAGGTGCGTCTGCGCGCATCGGGCATCTGTAATACGCTGGGACGTGGCGCGACGATCGTGACGCCGTTTATCGTCGTCGCGCTGTTTGCGCAGCATGGTGTCGTCGGTGTGCTCGCGCTGATGATCGGCCTGCTCGCGGTCCAGATCGTGGTAGTCGCATGGCTCGGCGTCGAACCGACGGGCCAGCGCCTCGAAGACCTTCAACCGGGCGACGCGCTCGCGCACGACGGCGTCAACGCCGCCGCGCGGGTGTCGCCGCTCAAGTAA
- a CDS encoding enoyl-CoA hydratase/isomerase family protein — MEHVSLPQPVLIEKSGAVLTFTLNNPDAANEITGPMFDAMIAALRSEAIEPTARVLRLRAVGNAFCKGRERAGRDAVSIHAEVARLIELKKLVRSSSLISVAEVQGDAFGFGFGLAILCDFAIVSSAARLAFPEMKAGLPPAAIMAYLGRYALPKRVFPMVLFGEPMTPAVALDAGLITQIAEPDTLNNATDTLIERILALNEAGARDCKAFFQSVEENALEQNFRFAAETLTVTTMRLLQSR, encoded by the coding sequence GTGGAACACGTTTCTTTGCCGCAGCCCGTATTGATCGAAAAGTCCGGCGCGGTGCTCACGTTCACGCTGAACAACCCGGACGCCGCCAATGAAATTACCGGTCCGATGTTCGACGCGATGATTGCCGCCCTGCGCAGCGAGGCGATCGAGCCGACCGCGCGCGTGCTGCGGCTGCGCGCCGTGGGCAACGCGTTCTGCAAGGGTCGCGAACGCGCGGGTCGCGACGCGGTATCGATTCACGCGGAAGTCGCGCGGCTGATCGAACTGAAGAAGCTGGTGCGCAGTTCGTCGCTGATCAGCGTCGCCGAAGTGCAGGGCGACGCGTTCGGCTTCGGCTTCGGCCTTGCGATCCTGTGCGATTTCGCGATCGTGTCGAGCGCTGCGCGCCTTGCGTTCCCGGAAATGAAAGCAGGCCTGCCGCCGGCCGCGATCATGGCGTACCTCGGACGCTATGCGCTGCCCAAGCGCGTGTTCCCGATGGTGCTGTTCGGCGAACCGATGACGCCGGCCGTCGCGCTCGATGCGGGTCTGATCACGCAAATCGCCGAGCCCGATACGCTGAACAATGCAACGGACACGCTGATCGAACGAATCCTCGCCCTCAACGAAGCGGGCGCGCGCGATTGCAAGGCGTTTTTCCAGTCAGTCGAAGAGAATGCGCTTGAACAGAACTTCCGCTTCGCCGCCGAAACGCTAACCGTGACGACCATGCGGTTGTTGCAGAGCCGCTAA
- a CDS encoding GntR family transcriptional regulator, whose protein sequence is MRTAKKAEKGQHQDMPLAPPLDTIGRKYHARMRTIHATSDSLSEGVVVPALREAIVEGVLAPGSRLSEVQVAKQLNVSRTPMREAFAQLEREGLVTMLPRVGAFVRSVSVRDVEEIYTVRSALECLAVQLAADRITALGRAQLDDVVTAMETAVSGDDPASYVDALDRFYTVVMTIADNRTLQESHAALIGPVRRVRRIAMARGGRMRSSFEQSVRIRDAIVSHDPGVQDLMRAQLQGACKAALDVLNHVE, encoded by the coding sequence TTGCGAACCGCAAAAAAAGCCGAAAAAGGCCAGCATCAGGACATGCCGCTCGCGCCGCCGCTCGATACGATCGGCCGCAAGTACCACGCGCGCATGCGCACCATCCACGCGACGAGCGACTCGTTGAGCGAAGGCGTCGTCGTGCCGGCGCTGCGCGAGGCGATTGTCGAAGGCGTGCTCGCGCCCGGCAGCCGCCTGTCCGAAGTACAGGTTGCGAAGCAGTTGAATGTGAGCCGCACGCCGATGCGCGAAGCGTTCGCGCAACTCGAACGTGAAGGGCTTGTCACGATGCTGCCGCGCGTCGGCGCATTCGTGCGCTCAGTCAGTGTGCGCGACGTCGAAGAGATCTATACGGTGCGTTCGGCGCTTGAATGCCTTGCCGTGCAACTCGCCGCGGACCGCATCACCGCGCTCGGGCGCGCGCAGCTCGATGACGTGGTCACCGCGATGGAAACGGCCGTCTCCGGCGACGATCCTGCCAGTTACGTCGATGCGCTCGATCGCTTCTATACGGTCGTGATGACGATTGCCGATAACCGCACGCTGCAGGAAAGCCATGCCGCGCTGATCGGCCCGGTGCGGCGCGTACGGCGTATCGCGATGGCGCGCGGCGGGCGGATGCGGTCGTCGTTCGAGCAGTCGGTGCGGATTCGCGATGCGATCGTGAGCCACGATCCAGGTGTGCAGGATCTGATGCGCGCGCAATTGCAGGGCGCGTGCAAGGCGGCGCTCGATGTATTGAATCACGTGGAATGA
- a CDS encoding phosphate/phosphite/phosphonate ABC transporter substrate-binding protein has protein sequence MNPVPWVAALPMYNVSPSLEACWREWLADVLHVVEPAARIVESDSGLDALWRRDDLLLSQTCGYPLTHELRDIVQLVATPCFDAPGCDGPYYSSALVTHADASFATLENFRGSTVAFNQTDSNSGFNVLRHAVAPLARGGRFFGSSLQTGSHIASLQAVAERRADLAAIDCVTMAFVCDERPALAQAVKQIEWTEASPGLPLIASKAVPAERIAELRSALKEALAMRPERARRLRLKGFATLSMDDYAHITQLENEAIESGYARLA, from the coding sequence ATGAATCCAGTTCCGTGGGTTGCCGCGCTGCCGATGTACAACGTCTCGCCATCGCTCGAAGCGTGCTGGCGCGAGTGGCTTGCGGACGTGCTACACGTCGTCGAACCGGCGGCGCGCATTGTCGAAAGCGATAGCGGTCTTGACGCGCTCTGGCGTCGCGATGATCTGCTGCTCTCGCAAACGTGCGGTTATCCGTTGACGCATGAGCTGCGCGACATCGTGCAACTCGTTGCGACGCCCTGCTTCGATGCGCCGGGCTGCGATGGTCCTTATTATTCGAGCGCACTCGTCACGCATGCCGATGCGTCGTTCGCTACGCTCGAAAACTTCCGCGGTTCGACCGTTGCGTTCAATCAGACCGACTCGAACAGCGGTTTCAATGTGTTGCGCCACGCGGTTGCGCCGCTAGCGCGCGGCGGCAGGTTCTTCGGCTCGTCGCTACAGACAGGTTCCCATATCGCTTCGCTGCAGGCAGTGGCCGAGCGCCGCGCGGATCTCGCCGCGATCGACTGCGTGACGATGGCGTTTGTGTGCGACGAACGGCCCGCGCTGGCGCAGGCCGTCAAGCAAATCGAGTGGACTGAAGCGTCGCCGGGGCTGCCGCTGATTGCATCGAAAGCGGTGCCGGCTGAGCGGATTGCCGAGTTGAGAAGCGCATTGAAAGAAGCGCTCGCGATGCGGCCTGAGCGTGCGCGTCGGCTGCGTTTGAAGGGCTTTGCAACGCTTTCGATGGATGACTATGCGCACATCACGCAGCTCGAAAACGAGGCCATCGAATCGGGTTATGCGCGGCTAGCGTGA
- a CDS encoding acetyl/propionyl/methylcrotonyl-CoA carboxylase subunit alpha, with amino-acid sequence MFNKILIANRGEIACRVAATCKRLGIASVAVYSDADANAKHVAACDEAVHIGGSTAAESYLRIERIIDAARVSGAQAVHPGYGFLSENEDFAQACKAAGIVFIGPPVEAIAAMGSKAAAKALMHAAAVPLVPGYHGDSQDADLLRREADAIGYPVLLKASAGGGGKGMRVVERGEDFAAALASCKREAASSFGNDRVLIEKYLTRPRHVEVQVFADMHGGAVYLFDRDCSVQRRHQKVLEEAPAPGLPDAMRRAMGEAAVAAARAVDYVGAGTVEFIMTGRDFYFMEMNTRLQVEHPVTEMVTRHDLVEWQLRVAAGESLPCTQEQLQLHGHAIEARIYAEHPARGFLPSTGTLKHLRMPAGVEFTIGALPGGPRATVRIDSGVREGDTITPFYDPMIAKLIVYGATRADALQRMSRALQACEVVGPHTNVEFLRRIVTSEPFASADLDTGLIERHRDTLFAPAQKPFDAALALACAALLEREGDAAGGVAAASGASPWEALAHWRLNSGYQQTLNWNDVESDTPFTVTFARDGAEQTLAFAGRREPFAWWVSAGPHEYGATLGNTRVTGRVFVDGDTFHVFCRGEALAFEWQNLLAHAADAEHGEGRLTAPMPGKVIAVLVEPGEKVEKGAPLIVMEAMKMEHTIGAPAAGTVAELLYAVGDQVAEGAQLLVLASE; translated from the coding sequence ATGTTCAACAAGATCCTCATTGCGAACCGCGGCGAAATAGCGTGCCGCGTTGCCGCCACGTGCAAGCGGCTCGGCATCGCAAGCGTGGCGGTCTATTCCGATGCGGATGCGAACGCGAAGCACGTCGCGGCCTGCGATGAAGCCGTGCATATCGGCGGCTCGACGGCGGCCGAAAGCTATCTGCGCATCGAGCGGATTATCGATGCGGCGCGTGTCAGCGGCGCACAGGCCGTGCACCCGGGCTACGGCTTTCTGTCGGAAAACGAAGACTTCGCGCAGGCATGCAAGGCGGCGGGCATCGTGTTTATCGGGCCGCCGGTCGAGGCGATCGCCGCGATGGGCTCGAAAGCGGCGGCGAAGGCGTTGATGCACGCGGCCGCGGTGCCGCTGGTACCCGGCTATCACGGCGACAGCCAGGACGCTGATCTGCTCAGGCGCGAGGCCGATGCGATCGGCTACCCGGTGCTGTTGAAGGCCAGCGCGGGCGGCGGCGGCAAAGGAATGCGCGTCGTCGAGCGCGGCGAAGATTTTGCGGCGGCGCTCGCGTCGTGTAAACGCGAAGCGGCGAGCAGCTTCGGCAACGATCGCGTGCTGATCGAAAAGTATCTGACGCGGCCGCGCCACGTCGAAGTGCAGGTGTTCGCCGATATGCACGGCGGCGCGGTCTATCTGTTCGATCGCGACTGCTCGGTGCAGCGGCGCCATCAGAAAGTGCTCGAAGAAGCGCCCGCGCCGGGGCTTCCCGATGCCATGCGCCGCGCGATGGGGGAAGCGGCGGTCGCGGCCGCGCGCGCGGTCGACTATGTCGGCGCCGGTACCGTCGAATTCATCATGACGGGCCGCGATTTCTATTTCATGGAAATGAACACGCGGCTGCAGGTCGAGCATCCGGTGACCGAAATGGTGACCAGGCACGACCTCGTCGAATGGCAGTTGCGCGTCGCAGCCGGCGAATCGCTGCCGTGCACGCAGGAACAGTTGCAATTGCACGGGCATGCGATCGAAGCGCGGATCTATGCCGAGCATCCGGCGCGCGGCTTTCTGCCTTCGACAGGCACGCTCAAGCATTTGCGCATGCCCGCAGGCGTCGAATTCACGATCGGCGCGTTGCCGGGCGGTCCGCGCGCGACCGTGCGTATCGATAGCGGCGTACGCGAGGGCGACACGATCACGCCGTTCTACGACCCGATGATCGCGAAGCTGATCGTGTATGGCGCCACACGCGCCGACGCGTTGCAGCGGATGAGTCGCGCGCTGCAGGCATGCGAAGTGGTCGGGCCGCACACGAACGTCGAGTTCTTGCGGCGTATCGTCACGAGCGAACCGTTTGCGAGCGCCGACCTCGATACCGGTTTGATCGAACGGCATCGCGATACCTTGTTTGCGCCCGCGCAAAAGCCGTTCGACGCCGCGCTCGCGTTGGCATGCGCGGCCTTGCTCGAGCGCGAGGGCGATGCAGCGGGCGGCGTGGCCGCCGCGAGCGGCGCCTCGCCGTGGGAAGCGCTCGCGCACTGGCGTCTGAATAGCGGCTATCAACAGACGCTGAACTGGAACGACGTCGAAAGCGACACGCCGTTCACCGTCACATTCGCCCGCGATGGCGCCGAGCAGACGCTCGCATTCGCGGGACGCCGCGAGCCTTTCGCGTGGTGGGTCAGCGCGGGGCCGCACGAATATGGCGCCACGCTCGGGAATACTCGCGTCACGGGCCGCGTGTTTGTCGACGGCGATACGTTCCATGTGTTCTGCCGCGGCGAGGCGCTTGCGTTCGAATGGCAGAATCTACTCGCGCATGCGGCGGACGCCGAGCATGGCGAAGGCCGCTTGACGGCGCCGATGCCGGGAAAGGTGATCGCGGTGCTTGTCGAGCCGGGCGAGAAGGTCGAAAAGGGTGCGCCGTTGATCGTGATGGAAGCGATGAAGATGGAGCATACGATCGGCGCGCCTGCCGCGGGCACCGTGGCGGAGCTGTTGTATGCGGTCGGCGATCAGGTCGCCGAAGGGGCGCAATTGCTCGTGCTGGCGAGCGAGTGA
- a CDS encoding enoyl-CoA hydratase/isomerase family protein — translation MKPETLIVEVTHQVATVTLNRPDVRNAFNETMIGELTAVFRELSERDDLRAVVLGANGKAFCAGADLNWMKKMAGYSDDENRADAMRLADMLWSIYRCSKPVIARVNGDAYAGGMGLIAACDIVIAADTARFCLSEARLGLIPATIAPYVIHALGERASRRYFATAEQFDCATALRLGFVSEAVSEDKLDDTVQQLAAILCSNGPRAVRACKQLVQDIAGRELDTALIEETAARIAQVRASAEGREGVASFLEKRAPVWRTQ, via the coding sequence GTGAAGCCTGAAACGCTGATCGTCGAAGTCACGCATCAGGTGGCGACGGTCACGCTGAATCGTCCCGACGTGCGCAACGCGTTCAACGAAACGATGATCGGCGAGCTTACGGCCGTGTTTCGCGAGCTGAGCGAGCGCGACGATCTACGCGCCGTCGTGCTCGGCGCAAACGGCAAGGCATTTTGCGCGGGCGCGGACCTGAACTGGATGAAGAAGATGGCCGGCTACTCGGATGACGAGAACCGTGCCGACGCGATGCGTCTCGCCGACATGCTGTGGTCGATCTACCGCTGCTCGAAGCCCGTGATCGCGCGCGTGAACGGCGACGCCTACGCGGGCGGCATGGGACTCATCGCCGCGTGCGATATCGTGATTGCTGCGGACACCGCGCGCTTCTGCCTTTCAGAAGCACGCCTCGGCCTGATTCCCGCGACAATCGCGCCCTATGTCATCCACGCGCTCGGCGAGCGCGCCTCGCGCCGCTACTTCGCGACGGCCGAACAGTTCGACTGCGCGACCGCGCTGCGCCTGGGATTCGTTAGCGAAGCCGTCAGCGAAGACAAACTCGACGACACCGTGCAGCAACTCGCGGCGATTCTATGTTCGAACGGACCGCGCGCGGTGCGCGCGTGCAAGCAGCTCGTACAGGACATCGCGGGCCGCGAGCTCGACACGGCCTTGATCGAGGAAACGGCCGCGCGCATCGCGCAGGTGCGGGCTAGCGCGGAAGGGCGCGAAGGCGTGGCGTCGTTCCTCGAGAAGCGCGCGCCGGTGTGGCGCACACAATAA
- a CDS encoding carboxyl transferase domain-containing protein, with the protein MPVIETKLNPRSDDFRANVSALEALVADLREKIGKLALGGGEAARDKHISRGKLLPRERVAQLLDPGTPFLELSQLAAFGMYNDDAPGAGVITGIGRIAGQECVIVCNDATVKGGTYYPITVKKHVRAQEIAAENRLPCVYLVDSGGANLPNQDDVFPDRDHFGRIFYNQANLSAAGIPQIAVVMGSCTAGGAYVPAMSDESIIVKNQGTIFLGGPPLVKAATGEEVSAEDLGGGDVHTRLSGVVDHLAQNDAHALAIARSIVANLNRRKEQPLALQEPKPPRYDAKSIYGVIPVDTRKPFDIREVIARIVDDSAFDEFKARYGTTLVTGFAHIWGHPVGIVANNGILFSESALKGTHFIELCCQRKIPLVFLQNITGFMVGRKYENEGIARNGAKMVTAVATAKVPKFTVIIGGSFGAGNYGMCGRAYSPRFLWMWPNARISVMGGEQAASVLATVKRDGIEAKGGTWSAAEEEAFKQPIRAQYEHQGHPYYASARLWDDGVIDPAQTRDVLGLGLSAAMNAPIEDTRFGVFRM; encoded by the coding sequence ATGCCGGTCATCGAAACGAAGTTGAATCCGCGCTCGGACGATTTCCGCGCGAACGTCTCGGCGCTCGAAGCGCTCGTCGCGGACCTGCGCGAGAAGATCGGCAAGCTCGCGCTGGGCGGCGGCGAGGCCGCGCGCGACAAGCACATATCGCGCGGCAAACTGTTGCCGCGCGAGCGTGTGGCGCAACTGCTCGACCCCGGCACGCCGTTTCTCGAGCTCTCGCAGCTCGCCGCATTCGGCATGTACAACGACGACGCGCCGGGCGCGGGCGTCATCACCGGCATTGGACGCATCGCGGGGCAGGAGTGCGTGATTGTCTGCAACGATGCGACCGTAAAGGGCGGCACGTACTACCCGATCACGGTCAAGAAGCATGTGCGCGCGCAGGAGATCGCCGCCGAAAACCGCTTGCCTTGCGTGTATCTCGTCGATTCGGGCGGCGCCAATCTGCCGAATCAGGACGACGTGTTTCCCGATCGCGACCACTTCGGCCGCATCTTCTATAACCAGGCGAATCTGTCCGCGGCGGGCATTCCGCAGATCGCGGTCGTGATGGGGTCGTGCACTGCGGGCGGCGCCTATGTGCCGGCGATGAGCGACGAGTCGATCATCGTGAAGAACCAGGGCACGATTTTTCTCGGCGGGCCGCCGCTCGTGAAGGCGGCGACCGGTGAGGAAGTCAGCGCCGAAGACCTCGGCGGCGGCGACGTGCACACACGCCTGTCGGGCGTGGTCGATCATCTCGCGCAAAACGATGCGCATGCGCTCGCCATCGCGCGCAGCATTGTCGCGAATCTGAACCGCCGCAAGGAGCAGCCGCTTGCGCTGCAGGAACCGAAGCCGCCGCGTTACGACGCGAAGAGCATCTACGGCGTGATTCCTGTCGACACGCGCAAGCCGTTCGACATTCGCGAAGTGATCGCACGTATCGTCGACGATTCCGCTTTCGATGAATTCAAGGCGCGCTACGGCACGACGCTCGTCACCGGTTTTGCGCATATCTGGGGGCATCCGGTCGGCATCGTTGCGAACAACGGCATTCTGTTTTCGGAGTCGGCGTTAAAGGGCACGCATTTCATCGAACTGTGCTGCCAGCGCAAGATCCCGCTCGTATTCCTGCAGAACATCACGGGCTTTATGGTCGGCCGCAAATATGAGAACGAAGGCATCGCGCGCAATGGCGCAAAGATGGTGACCGCGGTCGCGACCGCGAAGGTGCCGAAGTTCACGGTCATCATCGGCGGCTCGTTCGGCGCGGGCAACTATGGGATGTGCGGCCGCGCCTACTCGCCGCGTTTTCTGTGGATGTGGCCGAACGCGCGCATTTCGGTGATGGGCGGCGAGCAGGCCGCTTCGGTGCTGGCCACGGTGAAGCGTGACGGTATCGAAGCGAAGGGCGGCACATGGAGCGCCGCCGAGGAAGAGGCATTCAAGCAGCCGATTCGCGCGCAATACGAGCACCAGGGCCACCCGTACTATGCGAGCGCGCGGCTTTGGGACGACGGCGTGATCGATCCGGCGCAAACGCGCGACGTGCTGGGCCTCGGTTTGTCGGCTGCGATGAACGCGCCGATCGAAGATACGCGTTTTGGCGTGTTCCGGATGTAA